A single window of Cryptococcus depauperatus CBS 7841 chromosome 2, complete sequence DNA harbors:
- a CDS encoding DNA repair protein, producing the protein MSTDPTLKVSASLNPAQARLAAFNRFKAKNKIASTSNAGPSKAGESERAYVNKREAMPSSARNMVQQQVEAEKAKPMPLRRDPSLGKYFEYDLSKMKNSRGGFLTEDDLNADRIKTVTELARERERQLQQIQEGEEPAIIPDRSPRCKECNSLEINHEFLKVFGVRVCKSCERKFPEKYSLLTKTECKEDYLLTDPELKDVDLLPHLLRKNPHASTYSNMMLFLREQVEQVAFKKWDGEEGLDEEWQRREQFKKRKKEEKFEQGLRDLRKRTRNNLYQRKQEAQHVHEYEDSQEVIDGDGYMKILQVCRECGAEQEVEML; encoded by the exons ATGTCTACAGATCCCACCTTAAAGGTTTCTGCTTCGCTAAACCCAGCCCAAGCACGACTAGCAGCCTTCAATCGATTCAAAGcaaaaaacaagattgCCTCTACCTCCAATGCTGGACCATCGAAGGCAGGCGAGAGCGAAAGGGCTTATGTCAATAAGAGAGAAGCTATGCCGTCTTCAGCCAGAAACATGGTCCAGCAACAGGTAGAGGCCGAGAAGGCCAAACCAATGCCTCTTCGGAGGGACCCTTCGCTG GGCAAGTACTTTGAATATGACttatcaaagatgaaaaactCTCGGGGAGGTTTTTTAACAGAGGATGACCTTAATGCGGATCGTATCAAAACAGTCACTGAACTTGCTCGTGAGCGCGAGCGGCAATTACAACAGAttcaagaaggagaagagccTGCCATCATACCTGATAGATCGCCTAGGTGTAAAGAGTGTAACAGTTTGGAGATCAACCATGAGTTTTTAAAGGTCTTTGGAGTGAGAGTCTGCAAAAGTTGCGAGAGAAAATTTCCGGAAAAGTACAGTTTGTTGACAAAGACGGAATGCAAAGAG GATTATCTTCTTACGGATCCAGAACTCAAAGACGTGGATCTTCTACCACATCTTCTTCGTAAAAACCCGCACGCATCAACATACAGCAATATGATGCTCTTCTTGCGCGAGCAAGTAGAACAGGTTGCTTTCAAAAAGTGGGACGGCGAGGAAGGGTTGGATGAGGAGTGGCAACGAAGAGaacaattcaaaaagagaaagaaagaagaaaagtttGAACAAGGTCTGAGAGA TCTGCGAAAAAGAACGAGGAATAATCTGTATCAGAGGAAACAAGAGGCTCAACACGTCCACGAGTATGAAGACTCCCAAGAAGTTATAGATGGGGATGGTTATATGAAGATTTTACAAGTTTGCCGGGAGTGTGGTGCAGAACAAGAAGTTGAGATGCTGTGA